CCATTCTACTTCCCGGTTTTCATACAGCGAGTCTCCATCAGGGTTGTCTGGGCTTTGATCGATAACCAGAGCTTCACGTTTACAGGCAAAAAAAAATGTCATCAAAAACATTAAAGAGAAAAAAAGTAGTCTATCTAAGGTATTGATATTAAAGTATTTTGATTTTTTTTTAGCTTTCATTGCTACTTAATATTGTAAGAAAAACAAGGCAATAGAGCAAGGAATAAATATGTTTTATAAAGATGCTAAACAATTGTTTTAAAACCGTTTATTGTACATCAAGCCAATAAAATGAGTATCGGTTTTGCTGGTAATATTGGTAAAGCTTTGTTCAACTCTAGTTACCGTACCTGTAAAAGCACTTTCAATTCTATGAAAACTATAGCGTAAAGATAAGCTACCAAAATTAGAATCATACATGACATCCAATTTGGGCATGTAACCCATAGACTGAGCATCAGCCTGGCCAGAAGTGCCTTCAGGATCTTCAGCATAATTTTGCATCAAGACGGCATTGATCGCCAAGTTTACTGTGATATCAGGTGTTGCTTTGTAAGCCAGAGTGGGGCCAACAACGATACCTGTTGCTGTGTAACTGTTGTAAAGGCCAATAGGATCGTTATTAATATCAACTATATCATCACCCATGAAACTGAAATAACGATAACCAAGCATTAAACCAGCTGTGGTCTGTGGATTTATATCTTTTTCTATTTGTAAACCTGGAACAAGGTGAAAGGCCATATTGTTTTGAGTTCTTTTGCTAAAAACACTGCCCGTGCCATCTTGTAAGTTGGTTTTAGATGAGTAAAAAGCAAAGTTTCCATCAAGCAAAAGTTTTACTCGCATGTCACTATTGGCACTTTCCCAAGCGCTGTAAGCAAGGTTTACTTGAGCACTGGGCCCTAAAAAAGCATAGGCAAAAGCTTGTGTGTCTGAACTTACGTCGTAAGCATAGTAAGAACCACCTAAACCGGCTTGCACCAACAACTTAGAGTCACTGGTGTTGGCTGAAGGACGTTTATAGTTTGAACGATTGGCCGTAGAAGAAGATGGCTTTTTTCTAGGAGGCGGTGAATACCTTGGAGGAGCTGGCCTGCGAGGTGGTGCAGAGTACCGTGGTTGTGAACTTCTTGGGCGTTGCTTGGAGAGACTACCTTTAGCAACCCAACCACTTTTAACTTGTCCATTGGATGATTTGTATGAAATTAAATACCAGTTGCCTTGTGTTTTTCTGTAGGCAACTTTTGTCCCTTGTCGTAACGCTGCAATGTTACGTGCTTGACTATTGGCCGCACTTTTTACATAGACTTTAGCCTGCTTAATGTAGGCATATGTCGCTGCTTGAACAGGTAAAGATAAAATAAGAATAGATGAAAAGAAAAGAGTGAAAGCCGTAAGTTGTTTTTTCATAGTATCACTTAATTATAGCAAAGTTCTGCAGAGGCTAAAAACTTTAATTGATTTTGTAAAATTAACACTGTGCTTTAAATTAAGCAAAACAAATGCCAAATAAATTAAAGCCTAAGTTATGATTTATACAATATTTAGGTGACTATAAATCCTATACTGTATATTTTTTGCGTAAAAAATTGTTCCATTTTATGATTAAGCAGAAGTCACTAATCCTACAACAATTGTGAAAAAAAATATTATGGCCAAGTTAAGCACACAACATCTATCAAAGTCTGAGGTTCGTCTTTTGTTTTTAATAGCTCAGGGCTTTGCAGATAAACAAAAAATTAAACAGACCGGTCAAGAACTTAAACAAAGTCAGTTTAAAGCCATGATGGCAAAGTTGCATGTTTTGCAACTCGATGCCATCCCAATTGTTGCTCGAGCTCAATATATTCCTGCATTTTCTCGCATAGGTCCATACCACAATCAATGGTTGGATGAGCTAGCCTATCAAAAAGATCAGTGGTTTGAATGTTGGGCGCATGAAGCTTCACTAGTACCGGTTGAATATGAACCACTATTTCGTTGGTCAAAAGAGCGCGTGAAAGAGGGCTATACTTGGAAGTCATTGTACCGTTTTGCAACACAAGAAGAAAAGTACATTAAAGATGTATATGCGCAATTAAAAGAGAGAGGAAGACTAAGAGCCAAAGATATATTAGATCAGCAAAAATTACCTAAGAGTACATGGGGTCATTATTCTTATGCAGCTAAAGCTTTAGATTGGTTATTTCGTACGGGACGTGCAGGTATAAGGCGAGTTGGGAACTTTGAAAAAGAGTTTGATTGTTTAGACAATATTGTTCCAAACAATATCTACCGGCAAAAAACACCGTCAGTTGAAAAAGCAATAAAGCAGTTGTTGCTTTTATCTGTACAAGCTTTAGCAGTAGGAACAGAGGACGAAATTGTTGACTATTTTAGATTGCCACCCAAGCTTGCTAAGCCTTACTTAAAAGAATTGTGTGAAGATAAAAAATTGCAACAATGGCAGGTAGAGTCCTGGAAAAAACCAGCCTATGCTTTACCAAAGTTAAATAATAATATTGACAATTCTAGCGATCATATGACAGCTCTTCTGTCTCCTTTTGATCCAGTTGTTTGGCATAGATCAAGAACCGAAAGACTGTTTGATTTTTTCTATAGAATAGAAATTTATGTTCCAAAAGAAAAAAGAAAGTGGGGCTATTATGTGCTTCCATTTTTAATGAACGGAGATTTAGTTGCTAGAGTTGATCTTAAGGCTGATAGAACAACACATACTTTATGGGTGCCTGGAGCATTTATGGAAAATGAGGTTAAGAAAACAGATGTTGCGCTTGCTTTAGCGATTGAATTGAAACAAATGTTGTTGTGGTTAAACCTAAATACAATTACGGTTGGTGATAAAGGTGAATTGGCCCAGCCTTTAAAGCGAGCCGTTAAAAATCTTAAGCTATAGGTTGACTAACGTGACAAATTAATGGGGCTGATTTGTGTTAATTTGTTGGAAGAAAAAAGGTTTCTACGCGCTAAGGGCTTTGTTTGGCCATGGGAAACAACAAAAACTGGGTAAAACAATTCTTTTTTTAGTTATCATTTTGTAAACTTAGCGGCATATAAAAAGTTAAACTGAAAAATATTTTGCCTGTGGATGGTGGAAGACGATGGCACTTACGCTGGCTTCTGGATCCATCATGCAATCTTCAGTCAGCTCAATATTGATGCGTTCCGGTTTTAGCAGCTTGAATAATTTTTTTTGATCATCCAGGTCAGGGCAGGCCGGGTAACCAAAAGAGTAACGTTTACCTTGATACTTGGCTTGAAAAAGTTCTTTTAAGCTAAAGCTGTTTTTTTCGATCCCCCAATTTTGTCGAATGGTTTGATGAACATACTCAGCCAGGGCTTCAGCCATTTCTAAATTGAGGGCAAACAAGATATGAGATTTTAAATAGTCTCCACTTTCTTTCCAAGCGATGGCTTGCTCGCGTGCTTGATTGCCTAAACTGCAAATAAACAGTGCGCAGGTATCATAAGGTTTTTCTGACTTTACATAATCTGAAAGGCAGAGACCATCGCCTTTACTTTGCCTCGGAAAGGTAAAGCGCTCAATACACTTTTGCTCCTCGTCATAAAACTCTATACTGTTTTTATTTTTTAAACATTGGAAGTCATGGATAATATACTGCGGTTTAAACAAACGCTGTTCTTTGGCATAGCTGTAGACTGATTCAACACTTTCTTTTAGTTCTATGGATTTAGCTTTAAGTTCTACAGTGTTGTCCTTGGCTTTAAAGATAGAAAAGAGCTGATCTACTTGTGAGTTGGGTAAGCCTAAATGCCTTCCATACAACATTCTTGGATTGATGAAGTCTTTAATGCTATCCAAATCCTGTACGGTATGAACATCCTGTTTAAAATGTTGAGGATCGGGGATATATCCTGCATCTGAAAGAGACGCAGCTACAACGGTGTTATCAGCAGTGCTCGTGTTTTGAGTTAAGGTGCTCTCTGAAGAAAGCGGTTTAGATTTGTCTGGAAGCGTTTTTTCATTTAAGGCATCTTTGCATAAGGTCAAACCGGTCATAGCATCTTTAGCATAATACACATGGCCATCGTAATTGGGGGCTATTTTTTCAGTAGTGAACTTGTTGGACAATGCAGCGCCGCCCACCAAGAGAGGGGTGTTGATGTTTTCGCGCTGAAGATCAGAGGCCGTGATGGCCATCTGTTGCGCTGATTTAACCAGCAAACCAGATAAACCAATTATGGAGGGTTTGTGTTTTTTGTAAGCATCAATCAATTCTTGTGAGGTCACCTTAATGCCTAAATTGATGACCTTATATCCATTGTTGGATAAAATAATATCAACCAGGTTTTTACCGATATCATGAACATCTCCTTTAACCGTGGCCAACATGACGGTATCCTGACTGACAGCGTCTGTTTTATCCATAAACTGTTCAAGATGATCAACCGCTGTTTTCATGACTTCTGCGCTTTGCAAGACTTCTGCTACAATCAGTTCATTGTTATTGAACAAACGTCCCACTTCGTTCATGCCAGTCATCAAAGGACCATTGATGATGTCCATGGCTTTTTGTTCTTTTAGTTTCAGATCAAGGCGTTCAATCAAGTGTTCTTTGCTGCCGTCAATAATAGCAAAAGCCAAGTGTTCATCTAAACTGCGCTTGGATTGATCTTGTCTTGTTGATGCCGTTTTCTTTTTTCTGTAAAAGTTTGCAAAAGCATCAATGAAATGTTGTTCGCCACTCCACAGCAAATCTTCGGCTAATTTTTTTTCTTTTTGATCAATACTGGCATAACGCTGTAACATCTGAGTGTTGACCAAAGCCAAATCCAAACCGGCTTTACTACAATGGTATAAAAATACTGCATTGAGGACTTCTCTTCCCGCAGCAGGTAAGCCAAAAGAAATATTAGATATACCTAAAGCTGTTTTTGTATTGGGGAAGCGTTGTTTCAATTCCGTCAGAGCTTGAACCGTGGCTTTAGCTGAGGCTAAATAATTTTCATCTCCAGTGGCACAGGGAAATACCAAAGGGTCCCAATAAATATCGTAAGGGCTAATCTTAAAGTCTTGCGTCAAAATTTTATAAGATTTTTCAGCGATCTCAACTTTTCTTTCAAGACTGATTCCCATACCTTGCTTGGGATCGTCATCAATAGTCCCAACTATTAAGGCTGCACCATATTTTTTAGCCAAAGGAACAATGTTTTCAAAGCGTTCTAAACCATCTTCTAGGTTAATAGAGTTGATCACGGCTTTGCCCTGACATTGCTTTAAAGCATACTCAATAACTTGGGCATCGGTTGAGTC
This window of the bacterium genome carries:
- a CDS encoding SH3 domain-containing protein — its product is MKKQLTAFTLFFSSILILSLPVQAATYAYIKQAKVYVKSAANSQARNIAALRQGTKVAYRKTQGNWYLISYKSSNGQVKSGWVAKGSLSKQRPRSSQPRYSAPPRRPAPPRYSPPPRKKPSSSTANRSNYKRPSANTSDSKLLVQAGLGGSYYAYDVSSDTQAFAYAFLGPSAQVNLAYSAWESANSDMRVKLLLDGNFAFYSSKTNLQDGTGSVFSKRTQNNMAFHLVPGLQIEKDINPQTTAGLMLGYRYFSFMGDDIVDINNDPIGLYNSYTATGIVVGPTLAYKATPDITVNLAINAVLMQNYAEDPEGTSGQADAQSMGYMPKLDVMYDSNFGSLSLRYSFHRIESAFTGTVTRVEQSFTNITSKTDTHFIGLMYNKRF
- a CDS encoding winged helix DNA-binding domain-containing protein — translated: MAKLSTQHLSKSEVRLLFLIAQGFADKQKIKQTGQELKQSQFKAMMAKLHVLQLDAIPIVARAQYIPAFSRIGPYHNQWLDELAYQKDQWFECWAHEASLVPVEYEPLFRWSKERVKEGYTWKSLYRFATQEEKYIKDVYAQLKERGRLRAKDILDQQKLPKSTWGHYSYAAKALDWLFRTGRAGIRRVGNFEKEFDCLDNIVPNNIYRQKTPSVEKAIKQLLLLSVQALAVGTEDEIVDYFRLPPKLAKPYLKELCEDKKLQQWQVESWKKPAYALPKLNNNIDNSSDHMTALLSPFDPVVWHRSRTERLFDFFYRIEIYVPKEKRKWGYYVLPFLMNGDLVARVDLKADRTTHTLWVPGAFMENEVKKTDVALALAIELKQMLLWLNLNTITVGDKGELAQPLKRAVKNLKL
- the metH gene encoding methionine synthase, whose protein sequence is MSRIQHRLTQNILLLDGAMGTAIQDLNLNAADFGGEDYYGCNENLCLTAPEKILQIHKNYLNAGADIIETNTFGGLEFVLDEFSLGKKAYDINFTAAQIAKKAALGFSTSEQPRFVAGSLGPSTKSLSVTGGIEFDELQQQYFQQIKALIDGGVDYLLFETVQDMRNLKAGLSAALNLFEKDPSLKRPIAISATIETMGTTLAGQSIEAFWSSVAHLPLLYIGLNCATGPDFMTDHLRALHDLSQTPIACIPNAGLPNEEGQYTLDPQQLAEKIKFFMDNAWINVMGGCCGTNYQHIKALRVLLDQHNPNPRHNITKSIHHLSGINFLDITDDKLPILVGERSNIIGSRKFKKLIESENFEQAAEIPRQQVKSGADIIDICLANPDRDELNDMKNFLVYVNKTLRAPWMIDSTDAQVIEYALKQCQGKAVINSINLEDGLERFENIVPLAKKYGAALIVGTIDDDPKQGMGISLERKVEIAEKSYKILTQDFKISPYDIYWDPLVFPCATGDENYLASAKATVQALTELKQRFPNTKTALGISNISFGLPAAGREVLNAVFLYHCSKAGLDLALVNTQMLQRYASIDQKEKKLAEDLLWSGEQHFIDAFANFYRKKKTASTRQDQSKRSLDEHLAFAIIDGSKEHLIERLDLKLKEQKAMDIINGPLMTGMNEVGRLFNNNELIVAEVLQSAEVMKTAVDHLEQFMDKTDAVSQDTVMLATVKGDVHDIGKNLVDIILSNNGYKVINLGIKVTSQELIDAYKKHKPSIIGLSGLLVKSAQQMAITASDLQRENINTPLLVGGAALSNKFTTEKIAPNYDGHVYYAKDAMTGLTLCKDALNEKTLPDKSKPLSSESTLTQNTSTADNTVVAASLSDAGYIPDPQHFKQDVHTVQDLDSIKDFINPRMLYGRHLGLPNSQVDQLFSIFKAKDNTVELKAKSIELKESVESVYSYAKEQRLFKPQYIIHDFQCLKNKNSIEFYDEEQKCIERFTFPRQSKGDGLCLSDYVKSEKPYDTCALFICSLGNQAREQAIAWKESGDYLKSHILFALNLEMAEALAEYVHQTIRQNWGIEKNSFSLKELFQAKYQGKRYSFGYPACPDLDDQKKLFKLLKPERINIELTEDCMMDPEASVSAIVFHHPQAKYFSV